A genomic stretch from Aedes albopictus strain Foshan chromosome 2, AalbF5, whole genome shotgun sequence includes:
- the LOC109429550 gene encoding UDP-glycosyltransferase UGT5-like isoform X2 yields the protein MAIGITLLGHASAYRILGLFAHPGLSHFKVFQPIMRGLAEAGHQVTVVSYFPSWDEPHPNYTDFSFQGQKLMTNAFSLEGFSRRTFFDNFVEFYELVRWAYETCSAALNSPALDQVLALHQSKPFDILVTEYFATDCLLGISHVMQVPLVGLSSSALMPWHYERVGLPDDPSYIPSEFGTFSERMNFWERVENWFVVRSTNLLYRFVQWNDDRQLMAKFGKGLPSVREIARNTSLILVNQHYSLSGARPLVPAVVEIGGIHIRKQKPLPSDIHKVLDDSPEGVIVISWGSVLRASTLPQEKRDAILNALRRLSMKVLWKWEADSPESLPENVIVRKWLPQRDVLCHPNVRIFLSHGGLLGVSEAVHCSVPVVVTPIYGDQFINAAALVNRGMGVAMYYDKITPEYVYQCVQAALQPSVREAAIAVSAAYRHRPQTALELSVWSIENVLKNGARRLEKSYGSELSAVVYNSWDVGLVFAGMVALCLAVVVTVATKLLNKKSNARRAAKKSKRS from the exons ATGGCCATAGGTATCACCTTACTGGGTCACGCCTCCGCCTACCGGATATTGGGTCTTTTCGCGCATCCCGGCTTAAGCCACTTCAAGGTGTTCCAACCCATTATGCGTGGATTGGCCGAAGCCGGCCACCAGGTGACGGTAGTCAGCTACTTCCCATCGTGGGACGAACCGCATCCCAACTACACGGATTTCTCTTTCCAAGGACAAAAGTTGATGACCAATGCATTCAGTCTGGAG GGCTTCTCCAGACGAacgtttttcgataattttgtggAGTTCTACGAGCTTGTCAGATGGGCATATGAAACCTGTTCGGCGGCCTTGAACTCTCCTGCATTGGATCAGGTGTTGGCGTTGCATCAGTCGAAGCCGTTCGATATACTTGTGACAGAGTACTTTGCGACTGATTGCTTGCTGGGGATAAGTCATGTGATGCAGGTACCCCTGGTGGGACTAAGTAGCAGCGCCTTGATGCCATGGCATTACGAGCGGGTTGGCTTGCCGGATGATCCATCGTATATTCCTTCCGAGTTTGGTACCTTCTCCGAGCGGATGAACTTTTGGGAACGGGTCGAGAACTGGTTCGTTGTGAGATCGACGAATTTGCTGTATCGTTTCGTTCAGTGGAATGATGATCGTCAGCTGATGGCCAAGTTTGGTAAAGGTCTCCCAAGTGTTAGGGAGATTGCCCGGAACACCAGTTTGATACTGGTCAATCAACACTACAGCCTTAGCGGGGCGCGACCATTGGTTCCTGCGGTCGTCGAAATTGGCGGAATACATATTCGGAAGCAGAAACCGTTACCTTCGGATATTCATAAGGTGTTGGACGACTCTCCTGAAGGTGTAATTGTGATATCGTGGGGATCCGTTCTGAGAGCTTCTACGCTACCGCAGGAGAAACGTGACGCTATATTGAATGCTTTGCGGCGACTTTCGATGAAGGTGCTTTGGAAATGGGAGGCCGATAGCCCCGAGAGCTTACCGGAGAACGTGATTGTACGAAAATGGCTACCACAACGGGATGTTCTAT GTCATCCGAACGTCCGCATATTCCTGTCACACGGTGGATTACTGGGCGTATCGGAAGCTGTACACTGTAGCGTTCCAGTTGTTGTGACCCCCATCTACGGCGATCAGTTCATCAATGCAGCTGCCTTGGTCAACCGGGGTATGGGAGTTGCGATGTATTACGACAAAATCACGCCGGAGTACGTATACCAGTGTGTACAGGCGGCCCTTCAACCAAG CGTAAGGGAGGCCGCGATTGCCGTATCGGCGGCCTACCGACATAGACCTCAGACTGCTCTGGAGTTGTCCGTATGGTCTATCGAGAACGTGCTGAAGAATGGAGCACGTCGATTGGAAAAATCGTACGGAAGCGAACTGTCGGCGGTGGTTTACAACTCTTGGGATGTGGGGCTAGTGTTTGCTGGAATGGTGGCCTTATGCTTGGCTGTTGTAGTTACGGTAGCAACAAAATTGTTGAACAAGAAAAGTAATGCGCGAAGAGCTGCTAAGAAAAGTAAAAGATCTTAA
- the LOC109429550 gene encoding UDP-glycosyltransferase UGT5-like isoform X1: MRFKSLLHLMLPLWVVVIGSSAAYRILGLFGHPGLSHFKVFQPIMRGLAEAGHQVTVVSYFPSLDEPHPNYTDFSFQGQELLTNAFSLEGFSRRRFFDNFVEFYELASWGFETCSAALNSPALDQVLALHRSKPFDLLVTEYFATDCLLGISHVMQVPLVGLSSCALMPWHYERVGLPDDPSYIPSEFSTFSERMSFWERFENWFVVRSTNLLYRIVQWNDDRQLVAKFGKGLPSVREIARNTSLILVNQHYTLSGARPLVPAVVEIGGVHIRKQKPLPTDIQKVLDHSPEGVIVISWGSVLRASTLPQKKRDAILNALRRLPMKVLWKWEDESPKGLPKNVIVRKWLPQRDVICHPNVRIFLSHGGLLGVSEAVHCSVPVVVTPIYGDQFINAAALVNRGMGVAMYYDKITPEYVYQCVQAALQPSVREAAIAVSAAYRHRPQTALELSVWSIENVLKNGARRLEKSYGSELSAVVYNSWDVGLVFAGMVALCLAVVVTVATKLLNKKSNARRAAKKSKRS, translated from the exons ATGCGGTTCAAGTCGCTGCTTCACCTGATGCTACCGCTATGGGTGGTCGTCATAGGCTCTTCGGCCGCCTACCGGATATTGGGTCTATTCGGGCATCCCGGCTTGAGCCACTTCAAGGTGTTCCAACCGATTATGCGTGGATTGGCCGAAGCCGGCCACCAGGTGACGGTGGTCAGCTACTTCCCATCGTTGGACGAACCGCATCCCAACTATACGGATTTCTCTTTTCAAGGACAAGAGCTGCTGACGAATGCGTTCAGTCTGGAG GGCTTCTCCAGGCGGaggtttttcgataattttgtggAGTTCTACGAGCTTGCCAGTTGGGGGTTTGAAACCTGTTCGGCGGCCTTGAACTCTCCAGCTTTGGATCAGGTGTTGGCGTTGCATCGGTCGAAGCCGTTCGATTTACTTGTGACAGAGTACTTTGCGACTGATTGCCTGCTGGGGATAAGCCATGTGATGCAAGTGCCCCTGGTGGGACTAAGTAGCTGTGCCTTGATGCCATGGCATTACGAGCGAGTTGGCTTGCCGGATGATCCATCGTATATCCCGTCCGAGTTTAGTACATTCTCCGAGCGGATGAGCTTTTGGGAACGGTTCGAGAACTGGTTTGTTGTGAGATCAACGAATTTGCTGTATCGTATCGTCCAGTGGAATGACGATCGTCAGCTGGTGGCCAAGTTTGGTAAAGGCCTCCCAAGTGTAAGGGAGATTGCCCGGAACACCAGCTTGATACTGGTCAATCAACACTACACCTTGAGTGGAGCGAGGCCACTGGTTCCTGCGGTTGTTGAAATTGGCGGTGTACACATTAGGAAGCAGAAACCGTTGCCCACGGATATTCAGAAGGTGTTGGACCACTCTCCTGAAGGTGTGATCGTGATATCGTGGGGATCTGTTCTGAGAGCTTCTACGCTACCGCAAAAGAAACGTGACGCCATATTGAATGCTTTGAGGCGACTACCCATGAAGGTGCTGTGGAAATGGGAGGACGAGAGCCCTAAGGGTTTACCAAAGAACGTGATTGTTCGGAAATGGCTGCCACAACGGGATGTTATAT GTCATCCGAACGTCCGCATATTCCTGTCACACGGTGGATTACTGGGCGTATCGGAAGCTGTACACTGTAGCGTTCCAGTTGTTGTGACCCCCATCTACGGCGATCAGTTCATCAATGCAGCTGCCTTGGTCAACCGGGGTATGGGAGTTGCGATGTATTACGACAAAATCACGCCGGAGTACGTATACCAGTGTGTACAGGCGGCCCTTCAACCAAG CGTAAGGGAGGCCGCGATTGCCGTATCGGCGGCCTACCGACATAGACCTCAGACTGCTCTGGAGTTGTCCGTATGGTCTATCGAGAACGTGCTGAAGAATGGAGCACGTCGATTGGAAAAATCGTACGGAAGCGAACTGTCGGCGGTGGTTTACAACTCTTGGGATGTGGGGCTAGTGTTTGCTGGAATGGTGGCCTTATGCTTGGCTGTTGTAGTTACGGTAGCAACAAAATTGTTGAACAAGAAAAGTAATGCGCGAAGAGCTGCTAAGAAAAGTAAAAGATCTTAA